A stretch of the Chlorobiota bacterium genome encodes the following:
- a CDS encoding ABC transporter ATP-binding protein — MKQLLLLKPYFLKYKYRLLLGLFTMTISNVFSSSIPKFIGNAIDIIKKAFDTNITGNHIDILTQQEVTDSLLKIVYIIVLLAIGSGIFSFFTRQCIIVVSRFVEYDLRKDFNDHIATLPMDYFTKTPTGDIMALATNDIPQLREIAGPAIMYTVNTFTTILFSLFLMLNLSVKVTAFALIPLPIVSYLVYRFGKKIHELSRKTKEQFANITSFAQEDISGVRVIRAYNREKHSSKVFNKMSLEYKNRNLDLVKVDAAMQPIMISLIGVSQVMVLLIGGYEAINKNITLGQLAQFFSYINQLIWPVISIGWISNMFQRAIASIIRIKTILDTKSEDSSEKEVVDFSSDKVSIEFKNVSFKYLENLPLVLKNVSFKVESGDTLAIIGSTGSGKSSITNLIGKLYETTNGDILLNGISIKDISYKQVRELIGTVTQETFLFSDTVEGNIRFGSNTSTLNDVKNAAEIAQLNVDIRSFPNGFDTIVGERGITLSGGQKQRTSIARAILRNPKIIILDDALSAVDTQTEENILTRLKTIMKDKTTILISHRISTVKDADNIIVLDSGEIIETGTHNELLSLKGKYNEIYELQILEDELSNM; from the coding sequence ATGAAGCAATTATTATTACTTAAGCCTTACTTTTTAAAATATAAATATAGATTGTTATTAGGATTGTTTACTATGACAATTTCAAATGTTTTTTCTTCATCAATACCTAAGTTTATTGGGAATGCAATTGATATAATTAAAAAAGCATTCGATACAAATATTACTGGAAACCATATTGATATTTTAACTCAACAAGAAGTAACTGATTCATTGCTTAAAATAGTTTATATTATAGTTCTTTTAGCAATTGGCAGTGGAATCTTCTCTTTTTTCACTAGACAATGTATTATAGTAGTATCAAGGTTTGTTGAGTATGATTTAAGAAAAGACTTCAATGATCATATTGCAACTTTACCAATGGATTATTTTACTAAAACTCCAACTGGAGATATAATGGCTCTAGCTACAAATGATATTCCACAACTTAGAGAAATTGCTGGTCCTGCAATTATGTATACTGTTAACACATTTACCACAATATTATTTTCACTCTTTTTGATGCTTAACTTATCAGTAAAAGTTACAGCATTTGCTTTAATTCCATTACCAATTGTAAGCTATTTGGTTTATAGGTTCGGAAAAAAGATTCATGAACTATCTAGAAAAACAAAAGAACAATTTGCTAACATTACTTCCTTTGCACAAGAAGATATTTCAGGAGTTAGAGTTATCAGGGCTTATAATAGAGAAAAGCATTCTAGCAAAGTTTTCAATAAAATGAGCTTAGAATATAAAAATAGAAATTTAGACTTGGTAAAAGTTGATGCTGCAATGCAACCAATAATGATTTCTTTAATAGGAGTTTCACAAGTAATGGTTCTATTGATAGGAGGTTATGAAGCTATTAATAAAAATATTACACTTGGTCAGCTTGCACAATTTTTTAGTTACATTAATCAGTTAATTTGGCCTGTAATTTCAATTGGTTGGATTTCAAATATGTTCCAAAGAGCAATTGCATCAATTATTAGAATTAAAACTATTTTAGATACAAAATCTGAAGATAGTTCCGAAAAAGAAGTTGTTGATTTTAGTTCCGACAAAGTATCGATTGAATTTAAGAATGTAAGTTTTAAATATTTAGAAAATCTACCTTTGGTACTAAAAAATGTTTCATTTAAAGTTGAATCTGGTGATACGTTGGCAATAATTGGTTCAACTGGTTCAGGTAAATCAAGCATAACAAATTTGATTGGAAAACTATATGAAACAACTAATGGAGATATTTTATTAAATGGGATTTCGATTAAAGATATTTCATATAAACAAGTAAGGGAATTGATAGGAACTGTTACTCAAGAAACTTTTTTGTTTAGCGATACAGTAGAAGGTAATATAAGATTCGGAAGCAATACCTCCACATTAAATGATGTAAAGAATGCTGCTGAAATTGCTCAGTTAAATGTTGATATTAGAAGTTTCCCAAACGGGTTTGATACTATTGTTGGTGAAAGAGGTATAACTTTATCTGGAGGACAAAAACAAAGAACATCAATTGCTAGGGCAATTTTAAGAAATCCTAAGATTATAATTCTAGATGATGCTTTATCAGCAGTTGATACTCAAACTGAAGAGAATATTCTAACAAGATTAAAAACTATTATGAAAGATAAAACTACAATTCTTATATCTCATAGAATTTCTACAGTTAAAGATGCTGATAATATTATTGTTTTAGATTCAGGTGAAATAATTGAAACTGGTACTCATAATGAGTTATTGAGCTTGAAAGGGAAGTACAACGAAATTTACGAATTGCAAATTCTTGAAGATGAATTAAGCAATATGTAA